TGCTAATTTTTTATGTGAAATTTTGAAAGGAAATGATTAAATTGTATTTAAAATATCCATATTTACCAGATCGTAAAATAAATGTTGCTGTAATTGATGGGCGTGAAAAAAAGTTGAGCAATATACTAAATAGATTAGGCATTAAAACAGTTTTAACTGAAAAACACAATTTTTTGTACGAAGCAATTTCATATCATCCTGATATTATTTTACATAATGCTGGTGATGGTGATATAGTCGTCGCACCTGGTTTAAGTTCTAACTTTATATCCAATTTAAAAAGTTTAAATTTAAACGTTGTCTTTGGACATAATATATTATGTAGAAACTATCCAGGAAATATAGCATATAATGTAGCAAGACTGGGTAATTACGCTTTTCACAATTTAAGATATACTGATCCTGTATTAAGAAATATATTGGAGAAAAAAGGAGTTAAATTTATAGATGTTAGACAAGGCTATACAAAATGCAACATCGCCATAATTGATGAGTATAGTTTTATAACATCTGATATGGGAATATACAAAATTGCTACAAAAAATGGATTTGATTGCCTTTTAATTGAACAAGGTGATATAAGACTTGAAGGTTTTGACTATGGTTTTATTGGTGGTGCTTCAGGACTAATATCTAAGGATGTTTTTTGTATTACAGGTGATATAAAATATCACAGAAATCATAGGAAAATAATTGACTTTTTAAAATATAAAAACAAAGAATTAATTTTTTTAACATCAAACCAAATAAAAGACATCGGTTCCATTATTCCACTCTACTAATGATGCAAAGAAAAAACATTTGAGCACATACTACTAACGAAGGGAGTGAGAAAAAATGCAGCTCTTATCTATCGGAATCCCAAATGCCTTATCCAACGGAAGTGATAGTTTAAAGCATGGAATAAGAGAATTAAATATTGAAGGAATTAATGTTGCAGTTAATTTAAATGATTGCGGACATGTTACATTTTTTAATCTTAATGTTGAAGACAAAGCATCCTGTAAAAACATCAACAAAATAAAAAATTATATTGCTGAGATTATTTCGGATATAATAGTAAATCAAATAGATAAGAAATTAATCAAAAAGATAATTGGTAAATACTATTATTATTTTAATCAGGAGGAAAAATTAGAGATTGCCAAAATCGCTAATGGAATTTTAGATAATGAAGTAAA
This portion of the Thermoanaerobacterium sp. RBIITD genome encodes:
- a CDS encoding DUF6873 family GME fold protein, with the translated sequence MIKLYLKYPYLPDRKINVAVIDGREKKLSNILNRLGIKTVLTEKHNFLYEAISYHPDIILHNAGDGDIVVAPGLSSNFISNLKSLNLNVVFGHNILCRNYPGNIAYNVARLGNYAFHNLRYTDPVLRNILEKKGVKFIDVRQGYTKCNIAIIDEYSFITSDMGIYKIATKNGFDCLLIEQGDIRLEGFDYGFIGGASGLISKDVFCITGDIKYHRNHRKIIDFLKYKNKELIFLTSNQIKDIGSIIPLY